In Rubrivirga marina, the following are encoded in one genomic region:
- a CDS encoding UDP-N-acetylmuramate--L-alanine ligase, protein MRRLEDFSDADLRVFDRPPLPLPDAIRTVYLIGICGKGMGALAELLAEAGYDVRGSDEAAYPPMSTRLAAAGIPVLEGYDPAHLDGPAGPPDLVVVGNACTPTHPEAAAARERGLTQASLPEALAHLFLSQRQPAVVAGTHGKTTTTGMLVHVLRHARLDPGFLVGGVMVGDERTAGLGDGPVFAVEGDEYDAAYFDKRPKMILYRPHRAIVTSLEFDHADIYADWAEYKRAFHAFAALPPPDGLLLLNGEDAEVRKLAKRTWARVRLYGEEGAEADGVAFDVAARDLTPVEGGQTFTLVVKGEAVADVRLPMGGRYNALNALAVAGVALDAGATPKQVADGLGTFRGMKRRQEVAADTGGVLVVDDFAHHPTAVEATIRGVRERWPGRRVVAVFEPRSNSSRRAAFEAPYARALATADALFLSTPPLRHNDDPKDFLDAGTVAEAVRQSGTPASAFASADELLPRLLDELGEGDLALVMSNGSFDGLVAKLADTLEG, encoded by the coding sequence ATGCGCCGACTCGAAGATTTTTCCGACGCGGACCTCCGCGTGTTCGACCGCCCTCCGCTCCCGCTGCCGGACGCGATTCGCACCGTGTACCTCATCGGGATCTGCGGGAAGGGCATGGGCGCCCTCGCCGAGCTCCTCGCCGAGGCCGGCTATGACGTCCGCGGGAGCGACGAGGCGGCCTACCCGCCGATGTCGACGCGTCTCGCGGCGGCCGGCATCCCCGTCCTCGAGGGCTACGACCCGGCCCACCTCGACGGGCCCGCGGGGCCACCCGACCTCGTCGTCGTCGGCAACGCGTGCACGCCGACGCACCCGGAGGCCGCCGCGGCCCGCGAGCGCGGGCTGACGCAGGCGTCGCTTCCCGAGGCGCTCGCCCACCTCTTCCTGAGCCAGCGCCAGCCGGCCGTCGTCGCCGGCACGCACGGGAAGACGACGACGACCGGGATGCTCGTCCACGTCCTCCGCCATGCCCGGCTCGACCCCGGCTTCCTCGTCGGCGGCGTGATGGTCGGCGACGAGCGGACGGCCGGGCTCGGCGACGGGCCCGTGTTCGCGGTCGAGGGCGACGAGTACGACGCGGCCTACTTCGACAAGCGGCCCAAGATGATCCTCTACCGGCCGCACCGGGCGATCGTCACGAGCCTCGAGTTCGACCACGCCGACATCTACGCCGACTGGGCCGAGTACAAGCGGGCCTTCCACGCCTTCGCCGCGCTCCCGCCGCCGGACGGCCTGCTCCTCCTCAACGGCGAGGACGCAGAGGTCCGCAAGCTGGCCAAGCGGACCTGGGCGCGCGTCCGGCTCTACGGCGAGGAGGGCGCCGAGGCCGACGGGGTCGCCTTCGACGTGGCGGCCCGAGACCTGACACCCGTCGAGGGCGGGCAGACGTTTACGCTCGTCGTCAAGGGCGAGGCGGTCGCCGACGTGCGGCTCCCGATGGGCGGGCGGTACAACGCGCTCAACGCGCTGGCGGTGGCCGGCGTCGCGCTCGACGCGGGCGCCACGCCCAAGCAGGTCGCCGACGGGCTCGGCACGTTCCGCGGGATGAAGCGCCGCCAGGAGGTCGCGGCGGACACCGGCGGCGTGCTCGTGGTCGACGACTTCGCGCATCACCCGACGGCCGTCGAGGCCACAATCCGAGGCGTCCGCGAGCGGTGGCCGGGGCGGCGCGTGGTCGCCGTGTTCGAGCCGCGGTCGAACTCCAGCCGCCGCGCGGCCTTCGAGGCGCCCTACGCCCGCGCCCTCGCGACGGCCGACGCGCTCTTCCTCTCGACCCCCCCGCTCCGCCACAACGACGACCCGAAGGACTTTCTGGATGCCGGAACCGTCGCCGAGGCCGTCCGCCAGTCAGGCACGCCCGCCTCGGCCTTCGCGTCGGCCGACGAGTTGCTGCCGAGGTTGCTGGACGAGTTGGGTGAGGGCGACCTCGCGCTTGTGATGTCGAACGGGTCGTTCGATGGGCTCGTCGCCAAGCTCGCGGACACGCTGGAGGGCTGA